In a single window of the Notamacropus eugenii isolate mMacEug1 chromosome 4, mMacEug1.pri_v2, whole genome shotgun sequence genome:
- the C4H8orf88 gene encoding uncharacterized protein C8orf88 homolog isoform X2, protein METKKLIGKPLQPARPVRHLSSPHGAAFPFNFQNESPCSTQCLQSGVGRCKTNGMQTFTQSLSQPQQHQSPVKKERIKYSRDFLLKLSSVSICRKKPDFLPDHPIVLQKPENNQSFK, encoded by the exons ATGGAAACCAAAAAATTGATTGGTAAACCGCTTCAGCCAGCAAGACCAGTTAGACATCTGTCTTCTCCCCATG GAGCAGCATTCccctttaattttcaaaatgaaagtcCATGCAGCACTCAGTGTTTACAAAGTGGAGTTGGCAGG TGTAAGACTAATGGAATGCAAACCTTCACTCAGAGTCTTAGCCAACCACAGCAGCATCAGTCTCCAGTCAAAAAAG AAAGAATTAAATATAGCAGAGATTTCCTGTTGAAGCTTTCAAGTGTTTCCATCTGTAGAAAGAAACCAGACTTTCTGCCTGATCATCCTATTGTACTCCAGAAGCCA gAAAACAACCAAAGTTTTAAGTAG
- the C4H8orf88 gene encoding uncharacterized protein C8orf88 homolog isoform X1 yields METKKLIGKPLQPARPVRHLSSPHGAAFPFNFQNESPCSTQCLQSGVGRQCKTNGMQTFTQSLSQPQQHQSPVKKERIKYSRDFLLKLSSVSICRKKPDFLPDHPIVLQKPENNQSFK; encoded by the exons ATGGAAACCAAAAAATTGATTGGTAAACCGCTTCAGCCAGCAAGACCAGTTAGACATCTGTCTTCTCCCCATG GAGCAGCATTCccctttaattttcaaaatgaaagtcCATGCAGCACTCAGTGTTTACAAAGTGGAGTTGGCAGG CAGTGTAAGACTAATGGAATGCAAACCTTCACTCAGAGTCTTAGCCAACCACAGCAGCATCAGTCTCCAGTCAAAAAAG AAAGAATTAAATATAGCAGAGATTTCCTGTTGAAGCTTTCAAGTGTTTCCATCTGTAGAAAGAAACCAGACTTTCTGCCTGATCATCCTATTGTACTCCAGAAGCCA gAAAACAACCAAAGTTTTAAGTAG